The DNA sequence GGAGGCTGAAAGCAAACTTCCTCCACTACCCCCACAAGAGCCATTAATTAAAGTCCAACGGAATCTCCGCCCGCCATTTCTCGGTGAAGCTTTAGAATACATGTGGGAGTTTCACAAGAAGCATTCGACTAATTACTTGTATGGCCTGCCAAAAGCATGCCAAAAGACTCTTGATCTGGCACTAACCTGCCCCAATGCCGAGTAGATCATCTAAAAGACCACAAATCCAGGAATGAAGGCTAGGTTCCAACATATACATGAGGCCCAAGTTCTCGGCTTTGAGGTAGACCCATATACTGATATTGATGTTATTgatctccttttctctcttaagGGCATCCAATATTTATGGTACCATTTTGAAGTTTTCTCGGTTGTCCCCCTCTTCGTCTTTACGACCGATGAAAAAGAGCGAGTGGTGCGTTTAGATACTTATCTAGACATAAGAGACACCCACATCACATATCAAGAGTGGACTCACAAGGCTTTACAAGAGCAAGACTAGGTCCCGATGCTAATAGAGCCAGGGGTAGATATTCAAAATGAAATAGTTCCGGTGGATATGCCGTATGAACGTGTTCATTCATTAATCTTCATCATTTAAAGCTATTGTATGTTATGGCTCATATTGAAGGGTACTTggtttttaaaaattttgtcGACTATGGAGCAACGGTCAACATCATGCTCGTTTCTATCATGAAAGCACTACATCTTTCAAACGATGAACTCATTCCATTAGGGGTAACCATGGATAACTTTATCAGCGACAAATCTCAGACCAAGGGAGTGCTTCCTTTAGAGGTGACGATCACAGGTCGAAATCACATGATCGCGTTCTATATAGTTGATTCAAAGATCGAGTATAATGCATTGCTTGGTCGGGACTAGATCCATCAAACTGGCTGTATGCCCTTGTCATTGTATCAAGTTCTCATCTTTTGGGACGGCAAGTTGGTTGTGGTTTATCTGGCTGACAATCAACCGTTCTAAGCAAATATGATTCAAGCTCATTATTACGATGATCATGTCGGGTTACATCACCCTGTAAGGTTTTAACGAAGAGGGACAGCCTACTCAGATTTTGGTTCAGAAATCCATCGAAGTTGGCACTGAAATTGTTCAACAGGATTCGACGAGACTCGGGTTGGCTGACCTAATTGTTAATCCCCGATGTCAAGTACTAAACAGGATAGACGTcaggccgcggtttcatctaccatggaacgcctgctggcccattggtatgttATTTCCAAGCAACCGAATTCTGGCATGAACTTAGTAGAGTTCTTCGCCGAATGAGACAACGGTCtagtcctgttacttgatcaagTCTAAGTTACCCCAGTCGACCCCAAGTCAAAGATCCGTtagatgaaataaatgttggaatGACTGATGACCCTCGGCCTTTATTTATTAGTTATTTGTTACCCCAACCTCTGAAAGACAAGCTTTGTAAATTGTTTaaagaatttaaagattgttttgcttggatttACCATGAAATGCCTGGCCTGGATTGAACACTCGTCGTGCACGAATTACGCATTAAGGTGGGTTGTAAACCTTTCCGCTAATCCCTTAGACGATTCTTGACTGAAGTTCAACTTGACATAAAAGATGAACTCGTTTGACTTTTAAAAGCCTGTTTTATTCAaacagctcgatatgtcgaatggttAGCAAATATTGTccctgttttaaagaaaaatggtgctcTACATATTTGCATCGATTTTCGTAATTTGAATTTGGCAACCCCTAAAGACGAATATCCAATGCCAATTTCAGACTTGTTAATTGATGCCGCATCAAACCACGAGATGTTATCCTTCATGGATGGCCTTGATGGTTACAACTAGATCTTCATTGCCGAAGCCAATGTCCACAAAACAGTTTTTCGTTGCCAGGGGCACTTGGGACCTACGAACGGTTCGTCATGCCTTTCGGACTTAAGAATGCTAGTGCCATATATCAACGCACTATAAATACCATTTTTCATGACCAGAATGGCACAGTCATAGAGGTATATATCGATAATGTTGTGGTCAAATCGAAGCACCGCTGATCATATCTAGATGATATTTGGCAAGCTTTGCTTCACATGCACTAACATAACCTTAAAATGAACCTTACCAAATGCGCTTTTGGTGTGTCGACATGCAACTTCTTAGGTTTCCTTGTACATCATTGTGGCATCAAGATGGATAAGAATAAAGCTCGAGCGATCATTAATGCTCCACCCCTGACCCCTAAGAAGCAATTACAATCCttattcgtcaaaatcaatttCCTTTGCCGTTTCATTTCTAACTCAGTGGGGAAAATGAAGGCTTTCTCCACGCTCTTGAAactcaaagattctgaaaaatTCGAATGGCGCGAAAAGCATCAGTATGCTTTCACGCAAATCAAGGTTTCCTTCACCACCTCACCTTTCCTCTTGCCACCTCGGCAGGGTAAACCTCTTAAGTTGTATATCTCGGCGGCCGAGGAATCCATTGGTTGTTTTATTGCACAAGACAACGACACTAGGTGAGAACAGACTATTTTTTATCTTAGCTGGACTTTTAACTAGGCTGAGATAAATTATTCTACtgttgaaaaactttgtttggCTTTGTTCTTTGTTGCGTCTAAGctcaggcattacatgctccaTTATGTTACTCAAGTCATCGCTTAAATAGATGTTATATGCTATATGCTCAAATGACAGGTGTTGGCCGATTTCTTAGCTCAACATCCATCTCCATAAAGTTTTGGGGACAATGACGTCGAAATTGGCATGGTAGAAACACGTGATaattattggacgatgtattttgatAGCTCTAGTACCTCGACCTCAGCTGGCATTGGAATCTTCATCCAATCCCTTGATCACTACCAatggtatttttctctcaagttggATTTTGACTGTACAAATAATCAGGccaaatatgaagccctcatcATCGGCCTTAACGTCCTTCACTACTTAAGGGCAGCCCGCATGCTCGTCCTTGGTGATTcagaacttgtgattaaccaacttaatgagACTTTTGGttacatgagttgtactctggcgccctatcacatggttgccagctatttaGCCTAATCATTTACAGGCATTACATTCAAGCATATCTCACGAGTTCGAAATACTGACGTAGACAAATTGGCTAAAATAGCCTCCAGAACACAACTCCTGAGAGGCAAACTGGGTAGGATTATACCAGTGGTGTGACGTCCATACCTGACCTTGGTTAATTAACAAGTGCTCCAACACGACCACATGATCTGTACACGAGTCATGTCCCTACCTTCGTTGTTGGAATAAGAGGATTCTATAGATATATACGCGGTCGAGACATTACCAGACGATTGGAGAAAGTTAATTATGCAATATCTCAATAAGCCCAGTGGCAAACATGACCGCAATATAAGGGTACATGCCACGAATTACGTAATGTATCAGAATGAACTATATCGAAAAGGTGAAGACGATTTGTTGTTATTATGCCTCGGCCTGGAAAAGGCCACCCAAGTTATTATAGAAGTACACGAAGGGATATGCGGGGCTCATCAATCCGGACGCAAAACATGTTGGTTTCTCCACCGGCACGATTATTTTTTGCTGATCATGTTAAAAGATTGTATTGAATACGCATGAAGTTGTGTACAATGTCAAATCCACAAACCCATATAGAAGGTCTCGGCAGAATTACCTTACTTAGTCACCAAACCATAGCCgttcagaggatgggccatAGATGTAATTGGCAAAATTATGCTGTCATCCGGATCAGCAAAGCATGCATGAATACTCATAGCgactgactacttcaccaagtgggtTGAAGCGAAATCATACGCCGGGTTAACGTCTAAAAAAGTTTGTAATTTTGTGAAGGAAAACATTGTGACAAGATTCAGGGTATCGAAAACAATTATAACGGACAACGGTACATCTGACAGGTTTAACGAATATGCGGCAAGTTTGAAAATTCGGCTTGATCAGTCCACGCCCTACAGCGCACAAGCAAATGGATAGgttgaaacaaacaataaaGTTTTAATTGGTATCCTCgagaaaatgataaaagaaaagcctggtatgtggcatttaaagttaaacgaggcattatgggcaaaTAGAGCTTCACTCAGATCAGCAACAGGGACGACCCCATATATGTTAACTTACAGACACGACGCGATGCTACCGGTCAAGTTAAGCATAAACTCGTTACGATTCATCGAACAAAGCTATTTGTTCAGTGCTGAGTACAGTCAGACCATGAAGCAAGAGTTGGAGGATTTAGAGGAAGCTCAGCTTGATGCTTACAACTTACTAATGGCGCAGAAGAAAATCACCGAGCGAGCTTATAATCGACGAGTTAGGCAAAAGCGTTCGGCGAAGGTGAAATAGTATGGCAAACTGTGTTACCAGTGG is a window from the Malus domestica chromosome 16, GDT2T_hap1 genome containing:
- the LOC139192992 gene encoding uncharacterized protein; protein product: MIKEKPGMWHLKLNEALWANRASLRSATGTTPYMLTYRHDAMLPVKLSINSLRFIEQSYLFSAEYSQTMKQELEDLEEAQLDAYNLLMAQKKITERAYNRRVRQKRSAKVK